In Babesia microti strain RI chromosome IV, complete genome, the sequence TGGCCGGTTTTTTGTGCTAGCTCTGCTAGCGAGATTGATTCAGTGAAGTTTCCCCCACCCAAGACAAATACAGTGACCAATTTACAGGGATGAACCTTAGCATTAGATTCCATatcctaaataattttgaaatcaCTCTGGGATcgataattgtaaatttttccTGAAACCCTTCATTCTTAGATCCTTGCAGAATATGTTCAACCAGATTAACTACGACACTATGGTCCTTTCGTTTcagcaaattttttgcacCCTAAGTAACACACCATTGCAATGTTAAATAAACATTCAAATCACAActtaaatgtataattccatgcaaaaattaatacatatCGCACGGTTACCTGCAAGAGTGTGACACCCgtgtcaaataatttactacTAATTGCCGATAAATGCCGTTGCGTCCCGGCACCTTGAGGACCATCCGTTGTGCTAGTGTCGGATTGGTTATGTATGGAAATCTGTCTTCTTTTGGAGAGGGATTCGATATATTCCTTTGCCTTTTCCAAATTCTCAATAGTTTCTAGAGCATTAGTGGTGTGACCCAGAGCCTTCAATTTAAACAAGAAGGTATCTAGTTGCCAACCCCTTATGTGCGGTTTAGCAAATACAAAACACAGGAATGCTCTATATTTGTCAAGCACGCCAATCTTTTCATTGTCAAGTAGTTTCTCAAGTCCCGCAATGGCTTGTTTGTCACTGAACCCAAATACATCATATTCGAATTCATAAACTTTGTCCAATTCAGTATTCTAAATCACACATGAGTCACCTTTACGTGATCCACGAGTGCTGTGGCAATTTTTGTATGCATATCAAGTATTCTCTTTTGTTGAGTAATCTCGGGGAGTGCTTTGATAGCGGAAGCCAAACTCAAAGTGACATCAGTATTTTCTTTGGTAATATTACCCACTTTAGAATTGTAATCATCAAGAAATTCGGCAATTTTTGTGGCGACCTTTGGTAGGGGCAATGACCTGCTCATGCTGAAGAAGAAGTCATCACTACCCAACTCAAAAGTATCCTTCTGTATCACAACTTTGTTAAGTTGaattccaaaaatatcatgtATAAGTGGTTCATAAATCCAGGAATGTATGATCATGCTAGTCAAATCCACACTTCTATCCAGGATTATGAGTGTCGATCTGTTATTTCCGTTCAAAGTAGACATCATATTACCCGAAGCcgaataatttttattcgCTTTTGACTGTATTAGACGGGAAAAGCATTCGGCTAGTTTTATACCGATTGATTTTGCAGGAGTGTTACTACTGGGAACTAGAACGAATGGAATGGTCCCCAAAGTCATCATGACAGACATCAATCTATCCACAACCTTTAAATCAAGCAGATTGGACACTCCCTCACTTGTGTTACCATAATATGTCCTAAATCCGTCGCCTATGTTTAGTGAAAACGTGGTGGGTGATATTGTTACAAAGTGTAGATAGCGATCTGTGATTGTTGAAATGCTAGAAACACAATTCCTTTCCAGGGAAAGTCTGGCCAGTTCCTTGAGAGAATCATCCAAAATATACGAACAGAAGTTCAAATGCAGTTTCGAATACAATTTTTCCTCTGCATCCTTGAGGAATCTTTCCAAACTCTGCTTATCATCTCCTAAGAGATAAATAGCTTCAATTCCTGGGATTTTTCCCCTGGCATCTTCCAATGGCAAATTAAGTGTTATTCCCTGTTGCCTCAAATCCCCAACCTATGTGATACTCATGTAATAATACACCATAGTCGTGattattatgtaaaatataattactaGACATATGGCATACTTTGAATAATGGAGCAATAATATCTTTGCCTTGAGAATCGTAAATTAGTACTTTCCACACATTCCCAGACGAAGCCCGTAACATCTCTAGAATACTCGCTTTTTGGAGTTGAAGCAAATTATGCTTACCAGATTTATACATTTCGAATTAAGTGCCGGTGTTTATAGTTAATACTTCGAAttggtaaaaaattttacccTTGCCTATAGGTATACCAATCCTCTTAACATCCCCGATACACATGCCTATAATAGTTTcgttaatatataaaacaCCAAATTCCCCAACCTAAATTAACTTGTGTGTACTATAAACGCGGCTTTAATGCGAGATCTGGATGTATTTGGTATTGAAAATGTGTTTAGATTTATTTCTACGAAATCCCCCCGTTTAATGCTAGATTTGCACGCTGATTTCTCCAAAAAACTCGTggtatattcaatttttttctcCCAATCCTCAAGATTGTAGTCactattaattgtttttacaCTTGAAACTATAAGAATTATTAGTGCTAGgctatgtaaatttatcatgTCATGTGATGCCTTATCACACTATGATTCCACCCACATAAATCAATCATTGATCCATCACTCATGTCAATGAGAGGCTCTATTTTTTTTTTCTAGAACCGATGCTCATCACTTTACTACAACTTGTCCCATTAATACTGTGCTTTAAGATGCCCTTGGGGTCTAACAATACATTACATTCAAACAATAACTCAAATTACAATCGAGCCCAGTTTAACGGAATTTTGAATGTCAATAAACCGCAACACATAACGTCTTCTGACGTctgcaaatttgttaaacGAATCTTTTCTGCAAGCGAAGGTTTGGGTGATATAAAGGTCGGCCATGGCGGCATTTTGGACAAGAATGCTCAGGGTAGATTACAGTTGATTTAGGTGTTTTACCCATTGGAATTGGCACAGGAACTAAACAATTGAGTTGGTATTTGGTTGGGGAAAAAGAATACATAGTCACTGGCAAATTCGGATTTGAAACAGATTCATTTGACATAACAGTGAACGTGCAATTGATTTAGGGAAAACGGACTTTTCAGGGATCAAAAAATGTGGATTCTGATGCACTGGATCAGGTGATTAAGTCATTTGAGGGTacattttcacaaatacCGCCTGCCTTTTCAGGTATTATTCACCCAATTATTTAGCAAAAAAGATAAACGGGAAGCGATCATCCCATTTAGCAGCTAAGGGCAATCCAGTTGAAAATACTCCAGTGAATGTGACAATCTATTCAATTGTCAGATTGCCAAATGAagtaaaatacaatttattcaGCTTCCAAACTTTTCCATGCGTGTAGTATGCTCAAAAGGCACCTATATGAGAACTCTGGTTAGGGATATCGGCCAGAAACTAAACACCTACGCTACTTGCACCCAAttggtaaaaattatctcATTTAGGTGAGAACTAGATGCGGCAAACTTGTTATTTCTGACAGTCTCCATTTGGACTCTCTGAACCTCACTAGTATCGCACAACACATATCTAATGTACAAAAACCTCCTAttaataactaatttatctaCTCACAACAATCTCACCCGAAAGCAATATAAcacatacaaataatacatacGTTACATCGATatctataattataatgatcATGACTATTGttacaataaatatgtataacGCTAATGGTGCTTGATACATCAAAGCGGATTTAAAGAGTTATAAACGATCGTATCTCCAGAAATGAATAAACTGGCTGCTTCTAATCCATCTTTTGAGTTATTGGTAAGCGGAATAACGCGATTGTAACAACCAGATGGGTTTGATAGGCTTGCTAGATTCTCACTCAAAGATACAAGACTAGTCGATTGATCAGAGTGATGTGGAATGATAGTTAGCCTGggaatatatttattcattGAATACTTACCAAAAACACCATCACAATCGGAGGGTACGCCCTTAACCAAAATTGATTGATCTACCAGCGCGCCCTTTGGCATAAcgtcaaaaatatcaattatctTATTCAATAACTCCTTAGCACATTGGCTGATCAACGCTTTGTCACTTtgcaaattgaaattattgtGATACTTgcttaatttatttaggatatCGTTATATAAATGGCAATTATAAGTATCGATTGGGTTGCTCGATTTCTCATAATAGCCTACAATTGTAATATGCTTGGGGAACAACACTTTTAATGACATAACCAGTAATAGACATTCAAGTGAATAAACTGGCGCATGTGGAGGATTAATTTGCCcacaaatattgataattatatgagATAAAGCGGTGGAATCGTCATTTGCCCTAGAATGCAGGGGCCAACCGTAAATATTAAAGGTGCGAATTAGGTCGACAAAATTATTGCCTAGTTCACCTATGATGCGAGTTGGCGATTTAATCTTGACAATCGTATCCTCCTTGGCCAACAGGTGGGAGAAATTGTTACACAGAACTAGCAAACTGTGATAATTGCACCACCTAAATGGGATAATTTGGGACTCAATTTTGTGAACTTCCAAGCCAAAGAAAGTTGTATACATTTGAGTAAATACAGAAGATGCTATTTTTTGATCAATAATTGCCTCGCTGTGATGCCCGATGTATCGCTTGAAATaatcactaattaatgTGTTAATCCTATAATCAAGCTCCAAGGCAATCTTCTTGTCATCCTTTTGGGTAGCAAATTCAGCATCTATTGTGGAGATTTCCATATTAGATACAGTTTCCTTTTTGCCTTGTggatcaaaattattgtgcATGGTGCATGGTTCAATTGGGTTGATTGTTTTAAATTGCGGCATGTCAAATTGGGCAATTTGATATGGAAATTTTGTACAATCACTTTGTGGCTGTGGATAGATCGTGCTAATATGCGAGTAAACATCAACACCTTCAGATCTATCAGAAGACATCCCACTGCGATCAGAAAACACTCCACTATGCAATCCATATACTCCATTAGCTGATCCATAATTTACACTAGCAATACAGGGGTACTTAAAACCAGAAATTTCATGCTCGCTGTTATAAGGGGTGAAAGCCATGCTGTTAGTGGCCGACATCTTTTCAACTTCCTTTGACCACAAGGGTTCCCTTATCGGGTTCACAGTTGACaatatttgtacattagCCAAAGCAAATACCAAATGTTCCTTCACCTTCTCAGCCAAATCGAATGTGATGCGGAATAGCTTTTCAGTATGTTGAATTGCGCCCATTTCCACGCATTTATAGAACACATCATATGTAAAAGGGTCAAATCGAGATGCCAGCATTTCAACATCTTGTACCACTGATTGTTGAAAGttttcaaaattaccatgtttataaatatcaGAAATCAACAATCTCAACTCAGATTTGTTCAATAGTCCATCTTTATCTATATCATACGCTCTAAAAATGTGTTGCAACCTCAATTTGCCTTCGTGCGATTTTGGTGAATCATTAACTTCTGGCGAACATGCTATGAATCCACAAACAAAATCCAAATCGGATATCATACCTACATCTTTCCTGTCCAAACAAGTGAAAACAGACTCTTCTGTCTTGCCACTGTCAAAAATACCAGTATAAGTAGTGGCCAAACACTGTATTTCACCCTTGCTCATATAACCCCTACTGGTCTTACCGCCGAAGTGCAAGAAGGCTACGTTAAGAAATGCAACTTTATCCGAAAATCCGGTGCCTCTTCCCTGATTTAATAGAGCTAAAAAGCATTCCCTAAATTTCTCTATCTTTTCTGATTCATCGGCGCTCAAAATGTCATTGGCGTGGCCGTCGAAATTTGGGCAGTTTCTGAAAAGTGTGCAGATTGGGAAAGACAGTGTTGGTTCGTTGAAATTGTGTGTAGGAGTGAAAAAAAGCAAATTAAATGGGTTTTTGCAATCGGGATTACTGGGTGTGCCTATGTACGGAGCTTGGGACACATCTATTCCGCAAATCTTTGAAAGTAAGAGTGATTGTGGCACCCATAGTTCAAATCCTCTTTTAACCCCCGTATCCATGtgaaaataacacaataaAAACAAACCAATCTAGTGGGCAATGATGCTTATTATAAACGTTGAAATGTATAATGTGTTACTATGTAAGGGGCAAGTAAAATTAGGAGCAACTTAACATAATTCAAAGTTAAGTTTTACTAAAAGAAATTAgatattgtacaaaattaacatcTAACATAACTAGTGCTATCACCAGTCATGGAAGGGATCATCACGCCCGATTACAGGTTCGGGCCTTTTGGGCGAATCTGGTTCGAGGTCAATCCCCTCCGTTTCCATAATAtcctaaatcaattaattccTCACCCTCACATGTGGAACATAAGGGGGGTTAACTTCTTTCTTTAACAACTCATTAAAGTTAATATTATGGAGCCATTCCATCTGCTTCACATCATCTGGCCCATTCTTTAAACAACCTAATCTCTTGCCCAAATCGCTCGTAACCAAACTATTTATGAAGTTTATTGCAGCTCTGCATTATCGCAGTTATTTGTTTTACATTTACGATTTTTAGATGTTAAACATAGCAGTCATACATAGCTCTTATAAACATTgcataaatatacacattatTCATCATATAAAAATCTAAAAATTACGTATCGTGATACTTACTTATCCATATTCTGCGGAAAGCGGATATGACCCGCTATAATATTCCTGTAAATGCCAATGGGATTATCGCTGTAAAAAGGTGGGTAGCCAACCAACATTTCATACACCAAAATACCCAAAGTCCACCAATCTACTGGTTTTCCATGGCctttatttaataatatctcAGGACAAATGTAATCGGGCGTACCGCACAGAGTGTATGTTCTaaattctacaatttttgcaaatcCAAAATCAACCATTTTCAAATAGCCATCATCTCCGAAGACCAAATTTTCAGGCTTAAGATCCCGGTAAACAATGTTGAGGCTATGCAAGtattcaaatattagtGTCACCTGTGCTGCATAAAACTTGGCCTCCTCATTATCCAACTTCCTCCTCCTCCTCAAGtagttaaaaaattcaccGCCATCAACATATTCTGTGCAAATATACAGATAGTACGGATCTTTAAAGGTACCGAACATCTTCACAATGAAAGGATGGTCCACATATTTTAGTAGTCTCTTTTCATTCATAATGTGGATGACTTGCTTTTGCTCTACCAAAGGTGCCTTTTTAAACCGCTTAATGGCACATGCTTTATCAACAAACAGTTTATTTTTAGGTAGCGCTAAAAAAACTCTCCCGAATGAGCCTAAATCACCAATCTGTATACCACATCCTAGAGTGAGCATGAAATCAAAGTCCTCGAGAATAAATTCATTCTTAGACcttttatatttgttgtaaCGCTCCATTTCAAGTTTAAATTGGCGCTCTCGGCTAAAAAATATCCAGCCAATACGGGAACATGAGCCCATACAGCTGAGCCCAGACATCATAGTGCACTAGGCAGTACAGATGTTCACTACACATCTCAGCACATTCAATCAcattcattttttacagTCACAATATCACTAAATTTCAAAACCAATTCTACGCCCATGCTTCGTTTTAACCAAATAACTGTTCTTTTTACTAACATCACAACCCTATGCAACACTATGATATAAACTTACATCACCTTGCATATCACTGACTAAAACTACACCTTTATCCTGCAAATTtctgtaaaatttaattggtTGGGTATGATTTGATTACAAACACACagtgatataaatttagcTACGATCGTGCTATTTTTAGCGAGATTGGGAAGTCGGGAGTGATCCTAAACCCCTGCAAGCCCTGTATAGTTACTTCTGCTTGCACAGATTTCTCGTAATCCACAAAGGCAACGCCCCGATCGAGGATGAATCTACAGCCAACGTAGCCTGGGTATTGAGAGAATAGAATCTCAACAGCCCTTTGTGTCGTATCCGGAGGTAGATTTTCTACGAAAATTGTATGTACGTCTTGCGGCGCGTCTACTTTAATATCCTGAATTACATCCgcctatataaattgtagTGTACCTTTGgcttatttaatttaaagGCACCCATTTGGATTAATGTCGCATTGGACTTAGTTTTTGCGTAATTAAGATTTAGTTTTTTACCCAAAATTACACGTCCTTGCAAGCTCCTTAAGGCGTTAGTGGCGCTAGCAATTTCCCTAAATTACACAtgttattcatttaattatcataaatcaataaattaagcGGAAATTActcaataacaataaacGTGACAAAAACCAATACACGaacaaatcaattactagtgatattaattgaatatataaaaacaattaccTACTTGAAAACAATGAAAGCTTGTCCTCGCTTTGCA encodes:
- a CDS encoding hypothetical protein (overlaps_old_locusTagID:BBM_III07705), with product MDTGVKRGFELWVPQSLLLSKICGIDVSQAPYIGTPSNPDCKNPFNLLFFTPTHNFNEPTLSFPICTLFRNCPNFDGHANDILSADESEKIEKFRECFLALLNQGRGTGFSDKVAFLNVAFLHFGGKTSRGYMSKGEIQCLATTYTGIFDSGKTEESVFTCLDRKDVGMISDLDFVCGFIACSPEVNDSPKSHEGKLRLQHIFRAYDIDKDGLLNKSELRLLISDIYKHGNFENFQQSVVQDVEMLASRFDPFTYDVFYKCVEMGAIQHTEKLFRITFDLAEKVKEHLVFALANVQILSTVNPIREPLWSKEVEKMSATNSMAFTPYNSEHEISGFKYPCIASVNYGSANGVYGLHSGVFSDRSGMSSDRSEGVDVYSHISTIYPQPQSDCTKFPYQIAQFDMPQFKTINPIEPCTMHNNFDPQGKKETVSNMEISTIDAEFATQKDDKKIALELDYRINTLISDYFKRYIGHHSEAIIDQKIASSVFTQMYTTFFGLEVHKIESQIIPFRWCNYHSLLVLCNNFSHLLAKEDTIVKIKSPTRIIGELGNNFVDLIRTFNIYGWPLHSRANDDSTALSHIIINICGQINPPHAPVYSLECLLLVMSLKVLFPKHITIVGYYEKSSNPIDTYNCHLYNDILNKLSKYHNNFNLQSDKALISQCAKELLNKIIDIFDVMPKGALVDQSILVKGVPSDCDGVFGKYSMNKYIPRLTIIPHHSDQSTSLVSLSENLASLSNPSGCYNRVIPLTNNSKDGLEAASLFISGDTIVYNSLNPL
- a CDS encoding conserved Plasmodium protein, unknown function (overlaps_old_locusTagID:BBM_III07695), giving the protein MINLHSLALIILIVSSVKTINSDYNLEDWEKKIEYTTSFLEKSACKSSIKRGDFVEINLNTFSIPNTSRSRIKAAFIVGEFGVLYINETIIGMCIGDVKRIGIPIGKGKIFYQFEVLTINTGT
- a CDS encoding protein kinase A (overlaps_old_locusTagID:BBM_III07710), yielding MERYNKYKRSKNEFILEDFDFMLTLGCGSFGRVFLALPKNKLFVDKACAIKRFKKAPLVEQKQVIHIMNEKRLLKYVDHPFIVKMFGTFKDPYYLYICTEYVDGGEFFNYLRRRRKLDNEEAKFYAAQVTLIFEYLHSLNIVYRDLKPENLVFGDDGYLKMVDFGFAKIVEFRTYTLCGTPDYICPEILLNKGHGKPVDWWTLGILVYEMLVGYPPFYSDNPIGIYRNIIAGHIRFPQNMDKAAINFINSLVTSDLGKRLGCLKNGPDDVKQMEWLHNINFNELLKKEVNPPYVPHVRDIMETEGIDLEPDSPKRPEPVIGRDDPFHDW
- a CDS encoding tRNA pseudouridine synthase B (overlaps_old_locusTagID:BBM_III07700); translation: MLITLLQLVPLILCFKMPLGSNNTLHSNNNSNYNRAQFNGILNVNKPQHITSSDVCKFVKRIFSASEGLGDIKVGHGGILDKNAQGVLPIGIGTGTKQLSWYLVGEKEYIVTGKFGFETDSFDITGKRTFQGSKNVDSDALDQVIKSFEGTFSQIPPAFSAKKINGKRSSHLAAKGNPVENTPVNVTIYSIVRLPNELPNFSMRVVCSKGTYMRTLVRDIGQKLNTYATCTQLVRTRCGKLVISDSLHLDSLNLTSIAQHISNVQKPPINN
- a CDS encoding U2 small nuclear ribonucleoprotein B'' (overlaps_old_locusTagID:BBM_III07715), whose translation is MSGIYTGDIPPNQTLYANNLNDNINIKELTHLLYELFVPYGEVIDIVAQRGNAKRGQAFIVFKEIASATNALRSLQGRVILGKKLNLNYAKTKSNATLIQMGAFKLNKPKADVIQDIKVDAPQDVHTIFVENLPPDTTQRAVEILFSQYPGYVGCRFILDRGVAFVDYEKSVQAEVTIQGLQGFRITPDFPISLKIARS
- a CDS encoding Protein sly1 (overlaps_old_locusTagID:BBM_III07685;~overlaps_old_locusTagID:BBM_III07690) yields the protein MYKSGKHNLLQLQKASILEMLRASSGNVWKVLIYDSQGKDIIAPLFKVGDLRQQGITLNLPLEDARGKIPGIEAIYLLGDDKQSLERFLKDAEEKLYSKLHLNFCSYILDDSLKELARLSLERNCVSSISTITDRYLHFVTISPTTFSLNIGDGFRTYYGNTSEGVSNLLDLKVVDRLMSVMMTLGTIPFVLVPSSNTPAKSIGIKLAECFSRLIQSKANKNYSASGNMMSTLNGNNRSTLIILDRSVDLTSMIIHSWIYEPLIHDIFGIQLNKVVIQKDTFELGSDDFFFSMSRSLPLPKVATKIAEFLDDYNSKVGNITKENTDVTLSLASAIKALPEITQQKRILDMHTKIATALVDHVKNTELDKVYEFEYDVFGFSDKQAIAGLEKLLDNEKIGVLDKYRAFLCFVFAKPHIRGWQLDTFLFKLKALGHTTNALETIENLEKAKEYIESLSKRRQISIHNQSDTSTTDGPQGAGTQRHLSAISSKLFDTGVTLLQGAKNLLKRKDHSVVVNLVEHILQGSKNEGFQEKFTIIDPRDMESNAKVHPCKLVTVFVLGGGNFTESISLAELAQKTGHHLIYGSTFMDRPEQFIQQLEPL